The following proteins come from a genomic window of Streptomyces sp. NBC_01716:
- a CDS encoding outer membrane protein assembly factor BamB family protein, which produces MEPLRHDDPRLVGPYTVLARYRESASAVRYLAYGPNGGTVVVTVARPALAALPAFQRRFQAEARTAERLAGGWVQPLLGSRTDPSGEATLWTASDYVPALTLGEAVAVAGPLPERAVRILGAGLAETLSRVHASGAVLQGLAPDTVTLAADGPRLTAFGALGAAASAEAMEGGRLSVRLGYLTPEQLEGEVPGPPSDIFVLGLLLAYAATGTTPLTKGPAESAIERIAYGTAELDGVPQELRSLVARCLAKEPGERPTAGAVAAELALEGAAAAASAGPDGWLPAALSASIAEQAARVDALHAPLEGPKDGAANAPADSVSGAPADAAPGAAPEPDTRTTRIGRPRTASGGESGVVDRPTAALSLPRARPEPTALPLPPAAAPVPQQSQSLPPAPGPQGPPALPPGPPPGPAPALTAPTGAGSGSGRFAALGRPLRRPLGRSLGGPPAQPLGRRALLTAIAAGAAGLVIGGGGVLALADDEPSDDSDNKPADDTPKGLTGLPPEALWAYEHKGAADEVLNAAVIGDRTLVLTTGSGATGVDVRTGKRLWQKPEAASLHQALPVSAGLGFVAGAAGLLWIRAASGAVEHRVDYADGVKGAPGLKVAGVAGTADGQVWFTGSYRTGTGKAAVVRTHLFAFDLTTRKELWRTVIANGRAPLTPVYQLIAVREADIVVRQDAKSLLPVQVKAAKGRSVYHCFNRVSGKRTWSKSFGAVPPVGGSVGDAKGRLYAAAADQLYAYDTADAKQVWRRSGAPEVPGQKPFAFGTGTLAGSTLYIANRYQEVYALDPESGVQRWKGTTEGPAWTGVPRISLSESGRTVLSADGLQVTAFGAKDGKRLWKFQNAGGPAPSPGADGTAVATPPYQPLMAGKTAVIRRGGTFYALPVD; this is translated from the coding sequence ATGGAACCGCTGCGGCACGACGACCCGCGTCTCGTCGGCCCTTACACCGTGCTGGCGCGGTACCGGGAGTCGGCGAGTGCCGTGCGGTATCTGGCGTACGGGCCGAACGGCGGCACCGTCGTCGTCACGGTCGCCCGCCCCGCCCTCGCCGCGCTGCCCGCCTTCCAGCGGCGCTTCCAGGCCGAGGCGCGGACCGCCGAGCGGCTGGCGGGCGGCTGGGTGCAGCCACTGCTCGGCTCCCGTACGGACCCGTCCGGGGAAGCCACACTCTGGACCGCGTCGGACTACGTCCCCGCGCTCACCCTCGGCGAGGCCGTCGCCGTCGCCGGTCCGCTGCCCGAGCGGGCCGTGCGGATACTGGGCGCCGGGCTCGCCGAGACGCTGTCGCGGGTGCACGCGAGCGGAGCCGTCCTCCAGGGCCTCGCCCCCGACACCGTGACGCTGGCCGCCGACGGGCCGCGTCTCACCGCCTTCGGGGCGCTCGGCGCGGCGGCGTCCGCCGAGGCCATGGAGGGCGGACGGCTGTCGGTGCGGCTCGGGTATCTCACTCCGGAGCAGCTGGAGGGCGAGGTACCGGGGCCGCCGTCGGACATCTTCGTACTGGGGCTGCTGCTGGCGTACGCGGCCACCGGTACGACGCCCCTCACGAAGGGGCCGGCCGAATCGGCGATCGAACGCATCGCGTACGGGACGGCCGAACTCGACGGTGTGCCGCAGGAGTTGCGGTCGCTCGTCGCGCGCTGCCTGGCGAAGGAGCCGGGCGAGCGGCCGACCGCCGGGGCCGTCGCCGCCGAACTGGCGCTGGAGGGCGCGGCAGCGGCGGCGAGCGCCGGACCGGACGGGTGGCTGCCCGCCGCCCTGTCGGCCTCGATCGCCGAACAGGCCGCCCGGGTCGACGCCCTGCACGCCCCGCTGGAGGGCCCGAAGGACGGGGCTGCGAACGCTCCTGCGGACTCGGTCTCCGGTGCGCCGGCCGACGCCGCACCCGGCGCCGCGCCCGAGCCCGACACCCGCACCACCCGCATCGGCCGGCCCCGGACCGCGTCCGGTGGCGAGAGCGGTGTCGTCGACCGGCCCACCGCCGCCCTGTCGCTGCCCCGCGCCCGGCCGGAGCCGACCGCCCTCCCGCTGCCGCCGGCCGCCGCTCCGGTGCCGCAGCAGTCGCAGTCCCTCCCGCCCGCGCCGGGACCGCAGGGACCGCCCGCCCTGCCGCCGGGGCCGCCCCCGGGTCCGGCGCCCGCCCTCACCGCACCCACCGGCGCCGGCTCGGGCTCCGGCCGCTTCGCCGCGCTCGGACGGCCTCTCAGACGGCCCCTCGGGCGCTCTCTCGGCGGGCCGCCCGCTCAGCCGCTCGGCCGGCGCGCGCTCCTCACCGCCATCGCCGCCGGCGCCGCCGGGCTGGTGATCGGCGGCGGGGGCGTCCTCGCACTCGCCGACGACGAGCCGTCCGACGACAGCGACAACAAGCCCGCCGACGACACCCCCAAGGGCCTGACCGGGCTGCCGCCCGAAGCCCTCTGGGCGTACGAACACAAGGGGGCAGCCGACGAAGTCCTGAACGCCGCCGTCATCGGCGACCGCACCCTCGTCCTGACCACGGGCTCCGGCGCCACCGGCGTAGACGTACGCACCGGGAAGCGGCTCTGGCAGAAGCCCGAGGCCGCCTCCCTCCACCAGGCGCTGCCCGTCTCGGCCGGGCTCGGCTTCGTCGCCGGGGCGGCCGGTCTGCTCTGGATCAGGGCCGCGTCGGGCGCCGTCGAGCACCGCGTCGACTACGCCGACGGCGTCAAGGGCGCCCCCGGTCTGAAGGTCGCGGGCGTCGCCGGGACCGCTGACGGCCAGGTCTGGTTCACCGGGTCGTACCGGACCGGTACAGGGAAGGCGGCCGTGGTCCGCACCCATCTCTTCGCCTTCGATCTGACGACCCGTAAGGAGTTGTGGCGCACCGTGATCGCCAACGGCCGCGCGCCGTTGACCCCGGTGTACCAGCTGATCGCCGTACGCGAGGCGGACATCGTGGTGCGCCAGGACGCCAAGTCGCTGCTGCCCGTCCAGGTCAAGGCGGCCAAGGGCCGGTCGGTCTACCACTGCTTCAACCGCGTGAGCGGCAAGCGGACCTGGTCGAAGTCGTTCGGCGCCGTGCCGCCGGTGGGCGGTTCGGTCGGCGACGCGAAGGGCCGGCTGTACGCCGCTGCGGCCGATCAGCTGTACGCGTACGACACCGCCGACGCCAAGCAGGTGTGGCGCAGGTCGGGCGCGCCCGAGGTGCCGGGGCAGAAGCCCTTCGCCTTCGGCACCGGCACTCTCGCCGGCTCCACGCTCTACATCGCCAACCGCTACCAGGAGGTCTACGCGCTCGACCCCGAGTCCGGCGTACAGCGCTGGAAGGGCACGACCGAGGGTCCGGCCTGGACGGGTGTCCCCCGGATCTCGCTCAGCGAGAGCGGCCGGACGGTGCTGTCGGCCGACGGGCTCCAGGTGACGGCGTTCGGGGCGAAGGACGGCAAGCGGCTCTGGAAGTTCCAGAACGCCGGCGGCCCCGCCCCCTCCCCCGGCGCGGACGGCACGGCCGTGGCCACACCCCCGTACCAGCCGCTGATGGCCGGGAAGACCGCCGTGATCCGGCGCGGGGGCACGTTCTACGCGCTGCCGGTCGACTGA
- a CDS encoding C40 family peptidase translates to MSGRLPRAVCTAALAAVVAAPYAAPAGAEPVPGAEASPSAPSVTGAGPVTAPRGDGAPRSVSQLLTELRKLYRQAEEATEAYNATEVKLTAQQAKAKSVGTGLTDAREALVRSRVQAGRLARQQYQGTSELSSYIQLLLSGDPQHALDQQHLMDRAQGDRLSTIARLTNGERRADTLAAQSRKALAEQKALAAKQKRQRDTVRAKLADVEKMLASLTAGQIAAIAEREDADTDKAQEKLITSGALGDAAPAPQTASGAVAGTATTGGLSRSLRAPSAGGDEALTYAVGQIGKPYLWGAEGPESYDCSGLTSRAWARAGVSVPRTSQEQWAGLPRVKLSELRPGDLVVYFPKATHVAIYLGAGKVVHAPRPGGRVKVSPIASNPLLGAVRPDPGAAPLDAASYEPPELPPGATAGDDTGNNSATAPAG, encoded by the coding sequence GTGTCAGGCAGACTTCCGCGAGCCGTCTGTACGGCGGCACTCGCCGCCGTCGTCGCGGCCCCGTACGCCGCACCGGCCGGCGCCGAACCCGTTCCGGGCGCCGAGGCGTCCCCAAGTGCCCCGTCCGTCACGGGTGCCGGGCCCGTCACGGCTCCACGCGGCGACGGCGCCCCGCGCAGCGTCTCCCAACTGCTCACCGAGCTGCGGAAGCTGTACCGGCAGGCCGAGGAGGCCACCGAGGCGTACAACGCCACCGAGGTGAAGCTCACCGCCCAGCAGGCCAAGGCGAAGAGCGTCGGCACGGGCCTCACCGACGCCCGCGAGGCACTGGTCCGCAGCCGGGTCCAGGCCGGGCGGCTCGCCCGTCAGCAGTATCAGGGCACCTCCGAACTCTCCTCCTACATCCAGCTGTTGCTCTCCGGCGACCCCCAACACGCCCTCGACCAGCAGCATCTGATGGACCGTGCGCAGGGCGACCGGCTGTCGACGATCGCGCGGCTGACCAACGGCGAGAGGCGTGCCGACACCCTCGCCGCCCAGTCCCGGAAGGCTCTGGCGGAGCAGAAGGCACTCGCCGCGAAGCAGAAGAGGCAGCGCGACACGGTCCGGGCGAAGCTGGCGGACGTGGAGAAGATGCTCGCCTCGCTCACCGCCGGGCAGATCGCGGCGATCGCTGAGCGCGAGGACGCCGACACGGACAAGGCGCAGGAGAAACTGATCACTTCCGGCGCGCTCGGCGACGCCGCGCCCGCGCCGCAGACCGCGTCAGGGGCGGTGGCGGGGACGGCCACGACGGGGGGCCTGAGCAGAAGCCTCCGAGCGCCGTCGGCCGGCGGCGACGAGGCGCTGACGTACGCCGTCGGCCAGATCGGCAAGCCGTATCTGTGGGGCGCGGAGGGTCCGGAGTCGTACGACTGCTCGGGGCTCACCTCGCGGGCCTGGGCGCGCGCCGGGGTGAGTGTGCCCCGTACGAGCCAGGAGCAGTGGGCCGGGCTGCCCAGGGTGAAGCTGAGCGAGCTGCGCCCCGGCGATCTGGTGGTGTACTTCCCGAAGGCCACCCATGTGGCGATCTACCTCGGCGCCGGGAAGGTCGTCCATGCCCCGCGCCCCGGGGGCCGGGTGAAGGTCTCCCCCATCGCGTCGAACCCGTTGCTCGGCGCTGTACGGCCGGACCCGGGGGCCGCACCGCTCGACGCGGCGTCGTACGAGCCTCCGGAGCTGCCGCCGGGGGCCACCGCGGGCGACGACACGGGCAACAACTCGGCCACCGCACCGGCGGGTTGA
- a CDS encoding styrene monooxygenase/indole monooxygenase family protein, whose protein sequence is MRKILVVGAGQSGLQLALGLQSHGYEITLMSNRTADEIRCGRVMSTQCMFHTALQHERDLRLNFWESQAPCVEGLGVSVAAPDSSRATDWLGRLDGIAQSVDQRVKMAGWMETFAQRGGQLVIHGAAVSDLDYFSRTYDLVLVSAGKGELVAMFGRDAARSPYDTPRRMLSVAYVHGLGPRPEHPELDAVRCNLVPGVGELFVMPTLTVTGRADILFWEGIPGGPVDVFQGVRDPADHLSLTLELMERYTPWEYSRATKVELTDANATLSGRYTPMVRNPVGRLPGGGVVLGVADVVVANDPVTGQGSNSASKCAASYLDSILAHGDREFDEAWMRATFERHWESARHTTKWTNTMLAPPPAHVLDMFEAAGRLQPVADRFANGFDDPSDFENFFYDARKTKAYLTEAGGSTAG, encoded by the coding sequence ATGCGGAAGATACTCGTCGTCGGGGCCGGACAGTCCGGCCTCCAGCTCGCCCTGGGACTCCAGTCGCACGGGTACGAGATCACCCTGATGTCCAACCGTACGGCGGACGAGATCAGGTGCGGCCGGGTGATGTCCACCCAGTGCATGTTCCACACCGCGCTCCAGCACGAGCGAGATCTCCGGCTCAACTTCTGGGAGTCCCAGGCCCCTTGTGTCGAGGGGCTCGGCGTCTCCGTCGCCGCGCCCGACTCCTCCCGCGCGACCGACTGGCTGGGCAGGCTCGACGGGATCGCCCAGTCCGTGGACCAGCGGGTCAAGATGGCCGGCTGGATGGAGACGTTCGCCCAGCGTGGCGGCCAACTCGTCATCCACGGTGCGGCGGTGTCCGACCTCGACTACTTCTCCCGTACGTACGACCTCGTCCTCGTCTCGGCGGGCAAGGGCGAACTGGTCGCGATGTTCGGCAGGGACGCCGCCCGCTCCCCGTACGACACACCTCGGCGCATGCTCTCCGTCGCGTACGTCCACGGGCTGGGCCCGCGCCCAGAGCATCCCGAACTGGACGCCGTCCGCTGCAACTTGGTCCCCGGCGTCGGCGAGCTGTTCGTGATGCCGACGCTGACCGTCACCGGCCGCGCGGACATTCTCTTCTGGGAGGGCATACCCGGCGGCCCCGTCGACGTCTTCCAGGGCGTCAGGGACCCGGCCGACCATCTCTCGCTGACGCTGGAGCTGATGGAGCGGTACACGCCCTGGGAGTACTCGCGGGCCACGAAGGTCGAGCTGACCGACGCGAACGCCACCCTGTCGGGCCGTTACACGCCCATGGTCCGCAACCCCGTCGGGCGGCTGCCCGGCGGCGGCGTGGTCCTCGGTGTCGCCGATGTCGTCGTGGCCAACGACCCCGTCACCGGGCAGGGCTCCAACTCGGCCTCCAAGTGCGCCGCCTCGTATCTGGACTCGATACTGGCGCACGGCGACCGGGAGTTCGACGAGGCGTGGATGCGGGCGACGTTCGAGCGCCACTGGGAGAGCGCGCGGCACACCACCAAGTGGACGAACACGATGCTCGCCCCGCCGCCGGCGCATGTGCTGGACATGTTCGAGGCGGCGGGCCGGCTCCAGCCGGTCGCCGACCGGTTCGCGAACGGCTTCGACGACCCGTCGGACTTCGAGAACTTCTTCTACGACGCGCGGAAGACCAAGGCCTATCTCACCGAGGCGGGCGGGAGCACGGCCGGCTGA
- a CDS encoding GTP-binding protein yields MDSAVSDVSRAPGTADDASEEGLRAWQLDRSRAPIATKIVVAGGFGVGKTTFVGAVSEVRPLRTEAVMTSAAQDIDDLTATPEKTTTTVVMDFGRVTLDDDLVLYVFGTPGQQRFWFLWDDLVRGAIGAVVLADTRRLSDCFPALDYFENNGLPYVVAVNHFEGTESYEVKDVREALSVPARVPVLTMDARNRITVVDTLLALVGHAVEAAPEQPAGS; encoded by the coding sequence GTGGACTCCGCCGTCTCTGACGTGTCGCGGGCGCCGGGCACGGCCGACGACGCCTCCGAAGAGGGCCTGCGCGCCTGGCAGTTGGACCGCAGCAGGGCGCCCATAGCCACCAAGATCGTGGTCGCGGGCGGCTTCGGCGTCGGCAAGACGACCTTCGTCGGAGCCGTCTCCGAGGTACGGCCGCTGCGCACCGAAGCGGTGATGACGAGCGCCGCTCAGGACATCGACGACCTCACCGCCACCCCGGAGAAGACGACCACCACCGTCGTGATGGACTTCGGCCGCGTCACGCTCGACGACGACCTCGTGCTGTACGTCTTCGGCACCCCGGGCCAGCAGCGCTTCTGGTTCCTCTGGGACGACCTGGTGCGCGGCGCGATCGGCGCCGTCGTCCTGGCCGACACCCGCCGGCTCTCCGACTGCTTCCCCGCGCTCGACTACTTCGAGAACAACGGCCTGCCGTACGTCGTCGCCGTCAACCACTTCGAGGGCACGGAGTCCTACGAGGTGAAGGACGTACGGGAGGCCCTGTCCGTGCCGGCGCGCGTCCCCGTGCTGACCATGGACGCGCGCAACCGGATCACCGTCGTCGACACGCTGCTGGCCCTGGTCGGCCACGCCGTCGAAGCGGCCCCCGAACAGCCCGCCGGCAGCTGA
- a CDS encoding DUF742 domain-containing protein — MTSVSAAGTGRGFPGGGPRARGLPVRVPDRRAARVRPYSLTGGRTRFGHVLLVETFVAALEASEEHQEPHERKEPASGARAPRFMPESRAIVELCARMRTVAEISALLKMPLGVVRVLLSDLADQGRIRVYGTGQGSDHPDRALLERVLGGLRRL, encoded by the coding sequence ATGACATCGGTGTCCGCGGCCGGAACGGGCCGCGGATTCCCCGGCGGCGGGCCGCGCGCCCGCGGCCTGCCGGTGCGTGTCCCCGACCGCCGCGCCGCGCGCGTACGGCCGTACTCGCTGACCGGCGGCCGGACGCGCTTCGGCCATGTGCTGCTGGTCGAGACGTTCGTCGCCGCGCTGGAGGCGTCGGAGGAGCACCAGGAGCCCCACGAGCGCAAGGAGCCGGCGAGCGGCGCCCGTGCGCCGCGCTTCATGCCGGAGTCCCGCGCCATCGTGGAACTGTGCGCCCGGATGCGGACCGTCGCCGAGATCTCGGCGCTGCTGAAGATGCCGCTGGGAGTCGTCAGGGTGCTGCTCAGCGACCTGGCCGACCAGGGCAGGATCCGGGTGTACGGGACGGGCCAGGGCAGCGACCACCCGGACCGGGCGCTGTTGGAGAGGGTGCTGGGTGGACTCCGCCGTCTCTGA
- a CDS encoding roadblock/LC7 domain-containing protein → MTATGTFGLSSEARNLHWLLTNLVREVRGARSVAVVSSDGLLLLSSDPAQHEVADAADGSASESPRGSSSDLATVISGISSLTLGAAELMDTGGVKHTMVAMAQGSVFVMSISDGSLLGLHAGADCDMHDVAYHMAVFVGRAGHVLTPELRSELRKSLESAR, encoded by the coding sequence TTGACGGCGACCGGCACATTCGGACTCAGTAGCGAAGCCCGCAATCTCCACTGGCTGTTGACGAATCTCGTGCGGGAGGTGCGGGGCGCACGCTCCGTCGCGGTCGTCTCCTCCGACGGACTGCTGCTGCTGTCGTCGGACCCGGCACAGCACGAGGTGGCGGACGCGGCGGACGGGAGCGCGAGCGAGAGCCCGCGCGGCTCCAGCTCCGACCTGGCCACCGTCATCTCCGGCATCAGCAGTCTCACCCTCGGCGCGGCCGAACTGATGGACACCGGGGGCGTGAAGCACACCATGGTCGCCATGGCGCAGGGCAGCGTCTTCGTCATGTCGATCAGCGACGGTTCACTTCTCGGCCTGCACGCGGGCGCCGACTGCGACATGCACGACGTGGCGTACCACATGGCCGTGTTCGTCGGCCGCGCCGGACACGTACTCACCCCCGAACTCCGCAGTGAGCTGCGCAAGTCCCTGGAGAGTGCCCGATGA
- a CDS encoding sensor histidine kinase, with the protein MQKKRPRGKSGTRGGSQGSTEPRKPAAPRKAGTPDSAGADVPGTPAGRPVRVRTRLVAAVAVVGVTVVAAGMPAVLGASSELNDAQSLVTLAELNRQTAVLAHSLADERDEVVVHIAGGRQEADAGSDGGKGEDGDETDSAPGAAPATRVDRQIDEIDPVASVGLRRDLSTVPSIRRTALTGKGTALEAYQAYTDVITKLHALGDEVAEKTPPGAADGTRAPAALGRAVEQASATRGLLLAALAVPEPKSEAPRYDPVTGLPVQSDDSDEGAESERTRDALSAAAQRARVHELVSLADFDRSAGADARDSLATTVTGPDVTTAEKYLSNLADSPELSDGDRDANREKVESSLSSRIEQMRGVESGIGSAQLKRLEALRDDGVTTLEAGIALLGGLLIVAVGASTAVARTLTRPLAVVRIGAARLASEPTTGEPVRFTGRNDEFGQVVRSVNSLHAKLLDVSARAEKLNGERTGLIGARQAMADQRTELQERTGEITAQLEALRHTVDHTFVNLSLRTLGLVERQLGVIETLEEREQDPDRLGVLFQLDHLATVMRRHSENLLVLAGHEQGASYAGPVPLVDVLRAAVSEIEKYERVTILSLPPGAQLAGFAADDVSHLVAELLENATSFSPPGAQVELSGWRLENGDVTLEVQDKGIGMPAERIAELNERLADPEAYRPQPAKKGKSKKSGKAGAPGTDGDGEGLGLHMAALLATRHGVGITLREHQQGGLAAVVVLPGALLPTALPVAGQHRSTAAGEAPQVLLPGAVAEANSNALPGRSEASADDPYAIGPEAHERVADETDDEQDELTEPAEATEAGEADGTVGTDDTVGTDDEESPTDVVTDTGLPKRTPKVVKPGATSADRTGSVDADALRRRLGGFHRGAKDGRRDADAELLEQTEVQKQTGPVQTGPAQTSSVPRQRDEAAEATTGGRTDETGETVEEARS; encoded by the coding sequence GTGCAGAAGAAGCGGCCTCGGGGCAAGAGCGGCACGCGCGGCGGGTCCCAGGGCTCGACGGAGCCCCGTAAGCCGGCGGCGCCCCGTAAGGCGGGGACGCCCGATTCCGCCGGAGCGGACGTGCCGGGGACTCCCGCTGGACGGCCCGTACGCGTACGCACCCGGCTCGTCGCCGCGGTCGCCGTCGTCGGCGTCACCGTCGTGGCCGCGGGCATGCCCGCCGTCCTGGGCGCGTCCTCCGAACTGAACGACGCCCAGAGCCTGGTCACCCTCGCCGAGCTGAACCGGCAGACGGCCGTCCTGGCCCACTCGCTGGCCGACGAGCGGGACGAGGTCGTCGTCCATATCGCCGGGGGCCGCCAGGAGGCGGACGCCGGGAGCGACGGCGGCAAGGGCGAGGACGGCGACGAGACCGACAGCGCGCCCGGCGCCGCCCCCGCGACACGCGTCGACCGGCAGATCGACGAGATCGACCCCGTCGCCTCCGTCGGCCTGCGCAGGGACCTCTCCACCGTCCCGTCCATCCGCCGCACGGCCCTCACCGGCAAGGGCACCGCCCTGGAGGCGTACCAGGCCTACACGGACGTCATCACCAAGCTGCACGCCCTCGGCGACGAGGTCGCCGAGAAGACACCCCCCGGGGCCGCCGACGGCACCCGCGCCCCCGCCGCCCTCGGCCGCGCCGTGGAACAGGCGTCGGCCACCCGTGGCCTGCTGCTGGCCGCGCTCGCCGTCCCGGAGCCCAAGAGCGAGGCGCCGCGGTACGACCCCGTCACCGGCCTGCCCGTCCAGTCCGACGACAGCGACGAGGGAGCCGAGAGCGAGCGCACGCGCGACGCGCTCAGCGCCGCCGCCCAGCGGGCCCGCGTCCATGAACTCGTCTCCCTCGCCGACTTCGACCGGTCGGCGGGCGCCGACGCGCGCGACTCCCTGGCCACGACCGTCACCGGGCCCGACGTCACCACGGCGGAGAAGTACCTGTCCAACCTCGCGGACAGTCCCGAACTCTCCGACGGCGACCGCGACGCCAACAGGGAAAAGGTCGAGTCGTCGCTGTCCAGCCGTATCGAGCAGATGCGGGGCGTCGAGTCCGGCATCGGCTCCGCCCAGCTCAAGCGGCTGGAGGCGCTGCGCGACGACGGGGTCACCACGCTGGAGGCGGGCATCGCGCTCCTCGGCGGCCTGCTGATCGTCGCCGTCGGGGCGTCCACCGCCGTCGCGCGTACGCTCACCCGGCCGCTCGCCGTCGTGCGTATCGGCGCGGCCCGGCTGGCCTCCGAACCCACGACCGGGGAACCGGTCCGGTTCACCGGCCGCAACGACGAGTTCGGCCAGGTCGTACGGTCGGTCAACAGCCTGCACGCCAAGCTGCTCGACGTCTCCGCGCGCGCCGAGAAGCTCAACGGCGAGCGCACCGGACTGATCGGCGCCCGGCAGGCCATGGCCGACCAGCGCACCGAACTCCAGGAGCGGACCGGGGAGATCACCGCACAGCTGGAAGCGCTGCGGCACACCGTCGACCACACGTTCGTCAATCTCTCGCTGCGCACGCTCGGCCTCGTGGAACGCCAACTCGGCGTCATCGAGACCCTGGAGGAGCGCGAGCAGGACCCGGACCGGCTCGGCGTTCTCTTCCAGCTCGACCATCTGGCCACGGTCATGCGCCGGCACAGCGAGAACCTGCTGGTGCTCGCCGGGCATGAGCAGGGCGCGAGTTACGCGGGCCCCGTACCGCTCGTCGACGTCCTGCGGGCGGCCGTCAGCGAGATCGAGAAGTACGAGCGGGTTACCATCCTGTCGCTGCCGCCGGGCGCCCAGCTGGCCGGGTTCGCCGCGGACGACGTCAGCCATCTCGTCGCCGAACTCCTGGAGAACGCCACGTCGTTCTCGCCGCCCGGCGCGCAGGTCGAGCTCTCCGGCTGGCGGCTGGAGAACGGCGACGTGACGCTCGAAGTGCAGGACAAGGGCATCGGTATGCCGGCGGAGCGGATCGCCGAACTCAACGAGCGGCTCGCGGACCCGGAGGCGTACCGGCCGCAGCCGGCCAAGAAGGGGAAGTCCAAGAAGTCCGGGAAGGCGGGGGCGCCAGGCACCGACGGCGACGGCGAGGGTCTCGGCCTGCACATGGCCGCGCTGCTCGCCACGCGTCACGGTGTCGGCATCACGCTGCGCGAGCACCAGCAGGGCGGGCTCGCGGCCGTCGTCGTACTGCCGGGGGCCCTGCTGCCGACGGCCCTGCCGGTCGCGGGGCAGCACCGCTCGACGGCGGCGGGCGAGGCGCCGCAGGTGCTGCTGCCCGGGGCGGTCGCGGAGGCCAACTCCAATGCCCTGCCCGGCCGTTCGGAGGCGTCCGCCGACGACCCGTACGCCATCGGACCCGAGGCGCACGAGCGCGTCGCGGACGAAACGGACGACGAGCAGGACGAGTTGACCGAGCCGGCCGAGGCCACCGAGGCGGGGGAAGCGGACGGCACGGTCGGGACGGACGACACGGTCGGGACCGACGACGAGGAGTCGCCCACCGACGTCGTCACCGACACGGGGCTGCCGAAGCGCACCCCCAAAGTCGTCAAGCCGGGCGCCACATCGGCCGACCGGACGGGTAGCGTCGACGCGGACGCGTTGCGCCGCAGGCTCGGTGGCTTTCACCGAGGGGCCAAGGACGGCAGGCGCGACGCCGATGCCGAGCTCTTGGAGCAGACCGAAGTGCAGAAGCAGACCGGCCCGGTTCAGACGGGCCCAGCGCAGACCAGTTCAGTACCGCGGCAGCGGGACGAAGCGGCGGAGGCGACGACCGGAGGACGGACGGACGAGACGGGGGAAACTGTAGAGGAGGCACGCAGTTGA
- a CDS encoding MarR family winged helix-turn-helix transcriptional regulator, producing the protein MGADVHGDGTANEPEPAGKSDVDSEFLALERELAVFLRRARANSGEMAREVHPELEPAAYGLLVRLEETGQQRATDLALYFGVGKATMSRQLHALEGLGLVTREPDPADGRASLVRLTAEGLARFRRVRDARRERYVRKLADWNRTEVAELARLLHQLNTRAAN; encoded by the coding sequence ATGGGTGCTGACGTGCACGGAGACGGTACGGCGAATGAACCCGAACCGGCCGGGAAAAGTGATGTGGACAGCGAATTCCTGGCACTGGAACGGGAGTTGGCCGTCTTTCTGCGGCGCGCCAGAGCCAATTCCGGTGAAATGGCCCGCGAGGTCCACCCCGAACTGGAGCCCGCCGCCTACGGACTTCTCGTACGGCTGGAGGAGACCGGTCAGCAGCGCGCCACCGATCTCGCCCTCTATTTCGGCGTCGGCAAGGCGACGATGAGCCGTCAACTCCACGCGCTGGAAGGGCTCGGACTGGTCACGCGGGAGCCCGACCCCGCCGACGGGCGCGCCTCGCTGGTCCGTCTCACGGCCGAGGGACTCGCGCGCTTCCGCCGGGTGCGGGACGCGCGGCGCGAGCGGTACGTGCGCAAGCTCGCGGACTGGAACCGGACCGAGGTCGCCGAACTGGCGCGGCTGCTGCACCAGTTGAACACCCGCGCGGCGAACTGA